A window of Plasmodium vinckei vinckei genome assembly, chromosome: PVVCY_03 genomic DNA:
aatgTCATTAAACTTTATTTTAGTAATCCACATTTCtaataattgtttttaattgtttttttagtgtgaaaattttaattttttatgggAGGATTTTCCCGATACATTGAGTAATGGAAACTATCAATTTAAACATGacgatataaataataaatattgtgAAGATGATATTGATAATTGTGAGACTGATCTCGATAAAATTAATGCTGGATGTTTCGTTTTGTTtgaaatgtttttttcgaAATCTGATTCGTTTACgaaatatgcaaaaaataacatcAATATTGCTGGATACATTTTGGCATGGTTAAGTTATATGTTAAGTTTAAAgcaaaatgatgaaatcAGGAAGCTACAAGatttttatgataaatatataaagaataaaGATGTGTATAATAAGAAATTAACAGATGTTAGTGGTTATGATAGTTATATGGATCTtatagataaatataaggAATTGATGACTATTAATATTAGCAGTATGCCTAATTTTTATGGTCCATTAAAATCGTTATGTGACATGTATACTGAATGTATTAGAAGCAAGTCAGATTGCACAAATTGCTTGGAAAAGGCCAAAGATTTTGATAGCAAATATAGAGAACTTAATGGTTCTGATATTAAAGGAAACAATtcatatatgaatatattgtATAGTTTATCAActgattataataatttaaaaaaaaatatttttgaaaaatgcaGTGATTCCATCAATATTTCATCCTTTCCAGAGATAAAACCACCAGAAGGTCCTTTCGAAATTTTTGAAGTTACATCATCAAGTTCGTCGATAGCAAGCAAATTAATCCCA
This region includes:
- a CDS encoding PIR protein CIR protein — its product is MEEHMCENFNFLWEDFPDTLSNGNYQFKHDDINNKYCEDDIDNCETDLDKINAGCFVLFEMFFSKSDSFTKYAKNNINIAGYILAWLSYMLSLKQNDEIRKLQDFYDKYIKNKDVYNKKLTDVSGYDSYMDLIDKYKELMTINISSMPNFYGPLKSLCDMYTECIRSKSDCTNCLEKAKDFDSKYRELNGSDIKGNNSYMNILYSLSTDYNNLKKNIFEKCSDSINISSFPEIKPPEGPFEIFEVTSSSSSIASKLIPVLLIFFAIPVFLGIAYKYSLFGFDKRLHRQCLREKLKKVKKKMNHYI